The DNA segment CCGCGACCCACATAGCGTTGCGCATGTACTCATAGGCGAAGGGTTCCAGCAGCCCGGCAATCACGACTGCGGCTCTCGCGGTTCACGGCGGGTGGCGATGCCATCGCGAATCACCAGCGGCCGTTCGTCATCGGTGAAGATGCCGACCCGATGCCCCGGATCGCCCACCGCCGGGTTGATCATGAAGTGGCGTAATACACCACCGAACGCCTGTTCCAGATTGTCCTGAACAAACACCTCTTCGGTCAGGCCGTAGGCCAGTACCGTGTTCTTGACCAGCACGGTGCGGTCGCAGAACTCAGGCACCGAGCCCAGGTTGTGGGTAGAGACCAGCATCACCCGGCCTTCGTCACGCAGCTCACGCAACAGCGTGATGATCTGGTCTTCAGTCTTGACGTCCACGCCGGTGAACGGTTCGTCGAGCAGGATCACCTTGCTGTCCTGAGCCAGCGCACGGGCAAGGAACACGCGTTTTTTCTGGCCACCGGACAACTCGCCGATCTGGCGCTTGGCCAGACTGGTCATGTCGACCCGCGCCAGTGCTGCTTCGACGGCCAGCCGATCAGCCTTGCGCGGGATGCGCAGCATGCCCATGTGGCCGTAGCGGCCCATCATCACCACATCTTCGACCAGCACCGGAAAGGTCCAGTCGACCTCCTCGGCCTGCGGCACATAAGCCACCATATTGCGCTTGAGCACCTGAGCCACCGGCAGCCCCATGACCCGGATCTCGCCCTTGGCCAGCCTGACAAAACCCATCAAGGCCTTGAACAAAGTGGACTTGCCAGCACCATTGACGCCGACCAATGCGGCGATGGTGCCAGCCGGAATGCGAAAGCTGGCATCGTGTAGTGCCGTGTGTCCATTGCGATAGGTGACCGTGACATCGGTCACCTCAATACCCCAGTGCTGCAGGGCCAGGTCCGCTACGGCGGTCGATTCAGTCATGGCTCAGCCCGGCCTGCAGGCCTTTGGTCAGGGTGTCGGTGGTCACGCGCAGCAGATCGAGATACGTCGGCACCGGGCCATCAGGCTCACTGAGCGAATCAACATAAAGCACTCCACCGTAATGCGCCCCGGTCTCGCGGGCAACCTGGCGAGCCGGTTTGTCCGACACAGTGCTCTCACTGAACACCGCCGGGATCTGCTGCGCCTTGACCTGATCGATGACCTTGCGCACTTGCTGCGGCGTGCCCTGTTGGTCGGCGTTGATCGGCCACAGGTACAGCTCTTTGAGGCCCAGATCGCGAGCCAGATAGGAGAACGCGCCTTCGCTGGTGACCAGCCAGCGCTGCTGCGGGGCAATCTGCTCAAGCTGGGCGTGCAGCGGCGCGACCGTGGCCTGAATGCTGGCCTTGTAAGTCTCGGCATTGCGACGATAGGTGTCGGCATTGGCCGGGTCGTATTTGACCAGCGCATCGCGGATGTTATCGACGTAGATCTGCGCATTGGCCGAGGACATCCAGGCATGGGGGTTGGGCTTGCCGGTGTAAGGCCCTTCACCGATGCTCATCGGCTGCACGCCGTCGGAAACCGTCACACTGGGCACATCCTTGAGGTTCTGGAAAAACTTCTGGAACCACAACTCAAGATTCAGGCCGTTCCACAGAATCAACTGCGCGCCCTGAGCCCGACGCAGGTCGCCAGGGGTTGGCGAATAGTTGTGGATCTCGGCACCGGGCTTGGTGATCGACTCGACCGTAGCGGCATCACCGGCGACATTGCGCGCCATGTCGGCGATCACCGTGAAGGTGGTGACCACCTTGAATTTTTCTTGCGCCGGATCTTGAGCAAAGGCCGTAACGCTGCAGCTTAAGGCCAGCAACGTGCCCGCTAAATGGGCTGACAGGCGGCTCCATCGAGTGTCGCGTTTTCGCATGTACAGCACCTCCGGACAACAGGGCCAAGACGGCTTGCACGGTGATCGCCTGACAAATCAACGACCTGCAACGACCGGCAAGGTAGATAAGATTGATTTGCATTATGATTTCATCCGTCGCATCCAGCAAGACGAGTTTACTCCCGGCCTCGCAGCCAGACAGCTTGCAGACAGTAAAGGCCAGGTTCGGGAGTCGCGCTGAAGAGGCCGGGTTACATACCGAACGCTCCGACCAACCGGTGCAGCTCACGCGATGACTCGGCCACTTCGTTGCTGGCGGTGACCATATGACCGGCAGATTCGGCGGTCGATGCACTCAAGGTACGAATCTGCCGGGTGTTGCGCTCGACGCTCTCGACCACGCTGGTCTGCTATGCGGCTGCAGTAGCGATCTGCACGTTGTGCTGGACGGTCTCGCCCATGCCTTGGGTGATTGCTTCGAATGCCCCGACAGCCAGGCGTACTTCGCACATGACGTCTTCGGCGCTGACATGGATGGCTTGCATACGCTGCGCCGCGTTGTCGACTTCCAGGCGCAACCGCTCGATGGTGTTGTGCATCTTGCCGGTCAGCCCCTGCGAGTGAGTGGCCAGGCTGCGCACCTCGTCGGCAACCACGGCAAAGCCCCTGCCCTGCTCGCCGGCCCGTAACGCCGGTGCACAATGGCGGGTCATCGATCGGTCTCTTTGAGCGCGTTGTTTTTACAGGCAGATGAGCTCGGCGGAACAGCATTGTCGACGAAATTGTATTCAGCCTGTATACAGGTCAGGCGCAACGAATTATTCATTTCAACAAGACATAGCCGGCTGCCTTGGGTCGTCTGCCTTAACATCTGCATCGCCAATTGGGCCTGCAATCGGGCGGGGATCTGGGTCATGATGCGCGTCTGTCCAGACCGCCATACGGTTTGATCCTGACCCTGAACATTTTGGTTTTGCGCCCGGCAAAGGGCGCCGCATCGCTCCAGGAGGTTATCCGCATGACCCAGGCTGCATACGTTCCGCCCAAGGTATGGACCCACGAAGCCCCGTCCGGCGGCGAGTTCGCCAATATCAACCGTCCGGTGGCCGGCCCGACCCACGACAAGGCCCTGCCGGTCGGCCAGCATCCGCTCCAGCTGTACTCGCTGGCCACGCCCAATGGTGTCAAGGTCACCATCCTGCTAGAAGAACTGCTGGCGCTGGGCATCCACGAGGTCGAGTACGACGCCTGGCTTATCCGTATCAATCAGGGCGAGCAGTTCTCCAGCGGCTTCGTCGAGGTCAATCCCAACTCCAAGATCCCGGCCTTGCTCGACCGCAGTGTCGAACCGCCAATCCGGGTGTTCGAGTCGGGCTCGATCCTGCTGTACCTGGCAGAAAAATTCGGCCACTTCATTCCGGCCGATCCTGCCGGCCGCGCCGAGACACTGAACTGGCTGTTCTGGCAAATGGGCTCGGCGCCTTATCTGGGCGGTGGCTTCGGGCATTTCTACGCTTATGCACCGGAAAAACTCGAATACCCGATCAATCGCTTCACCATGGAAGCCAAGCGCCAGCTGGATGTGCTGAATCGGCGCCTGGCCGAGAGCCCTTTCCTGGCGGGCGAGCAGTACAGCATTGCCGATATCGCGGTCTGGCCATGGTACGGTCAACTGGTGCGCGGCAATCTGTACTCGGCAGCAGAGTTCCTCGCGGCACACGAGTACCCGCATGTCCAGCGCTGGGCTGAAGTTATCGCCCAGCGCCCGGCGGTCCAACGCGGCCAGCGGGTCAACCGGACCTGGGGTGAAGAAGCCAGCCAGTTGCCAGAGCGTCATCAGGCCAGCGATCTGGATTGAATCCAGGCTTCAGCAGGGGGCTCACCGCCCCCTGTAGGGTGCCTCTAAAAACGCAGGCGATGGCAACGCAGGCCGTTTTTTGCCTGAGAATGCACCAATCAAGCGCTGATCCGCGCGTCACGATAACGCCCGTGAATCATAAAGGCTTGTCTGTCGATCGACGGCTATAGTTAAGTCACCCGGTATCGATACAAGATACCTACCCCGTCTGTAAGCCTTATGTTTACGTCAGCGTTCAAGAGGTGCTGAACATGGCGACCCACGTGATCAACTTCACCGCCCCGGTCAATTCCACCACCTGCGGCCAGCTCATCGAAAAGGCCTCACTCGCAGCCCAACAGCAAGCTTCCAGCCTGATTCTCAATATCGCCACCATGGGCGGCGAATGCAGCTATGGCTTCACCCTGTACAACTTTTTACTGACCCTGCCGATGCCGGTGCATACCCATAATCTGGGTACGGTCGAGTCAATGGGCAACGTAATTTTTCTTGCCGGCGAACGGCGCACCGCCTGCCCGCACAGCAAATTTCTGTTCCATCCCTTTCACTGGCACCTCAACGGCGCAGTGGACCACTCGCGAATGTCCGAATACGCCATGAGTCTGGACCACGACATGCACCTGTATTGCCGCATTGTCGCCGAACGCACTCAAGGGGCAGCACAGGCCCTGGAAACAGAAAAGTACCTGACAGCCGCGCCGCGCATTCTCGAACCCGACCAGGCGCTGGAGTGCGGAGTGATTCATGCGGTGGAATCGCCGGGGTTGAGTGGTGAGTTCGTGACCCATTGCGTGCACTCCTAGCGCCTGCTGCTCAGCCGACAGCACACACCTGAGACCACGCTGCCCGGAACGTCTAAAGGCCCAACTGAATCGGCACAAAGCGGCTGCAATTGCGGCCGTCATGTTTAGCCTGATACAACGCGCGGTCGGCTTCGGCCAGCAGTGCCTGGGCTAGCACCGGGGCGCCTTTTGCGCCAGTAGCGCCTGACTGCGCGTGTGGCAGCGCACCAGCCTCCAGGCTCGCCACGCCCACCGAAACCGTCACCCGGCCGTAATCGCTGGTTTCATGCGGACGGTTTTGCGCCCGCACATGCTGGACTATCTCTTCGCCGAGTTGGCAGGCGCCTTGTGCTCCGGTGCCTGGAACAAGCACGGCAAACTCTTCGCCACCATAACGGGCAACCAGATCGGTAGAGCGCTGCACGCACGCCTTTACGGCATGGGCCACAGCGATCAGGCATTCATCGCCTTGCAGATGCCCATAACAGTCGTTGTAGCGCTTGAAGAAATCGATATCGAGCATTAACAACGAGAAAGCCTCTTGGTTGCGCCGCGCGCGCGACCACTCACGCTCGATGTTCTGGTCCAGGAAACGGCGATTGGCCAGGCCGGTCAGGCCATCGGTCTGAGCCAGCAGGCTGAGCTGGTCGATGGCTATTTTCAGGCGCAGGTGGGTCTTGACCCGGGCAGTGACAATCGCCGGCTGCACCGGCTTGCCAATGAAGTCTACCGCGCCCAGCGCCAATCCGGCCTCCTCCACGCGGGCCTCGGTGTGGCTGGTGATGAAAATGACCGGCACATCCTTGAGCAGCGGGTCGGCCTTGATCGCCTCACACACTTCAAAGCCGCCCAGATCAGGCATTTCAGCGTCGAGCAAGATCAGGTCCGGGCGCATCTGCTGAATCATCTTCAACGCTTGGGTACCGCCGGTGGCAAAGCGGATTTGCCCCAGGCCATGCAGGATCTTGCTCAGCACGCGGATAGCGGAAATATCATCATCGACAATCAACAAGCTGGGTATCGGTTGCATCGCGCACGGTTCTCCGTTCATAAATCGGCGCGTTCGAGCAGTTGTAAGGCGCGCTCGAACTCCAGCCCTTCAATGGCCTGCCAAAGCTGCTCGACCAGTACCTGGCCGGCAGCCGCCTGAAGCGCTGGCGCGGCCAGTGCAAAATGGTTAAGCGCATCAATGTCATGGTTTTCCAGCAGCCGGTGCAGGCTCGCAAGAGCCTGACGAGCCGTCGTCGGATCAGTATCGGCACAAGGCACTGGAGCAGTTGAGGCCTGTATGCTGGCAGCCTGTTGCTGTAGGGCGACGAATGCTTCGCTCAATTTACCCAGCGTCTGCCTGGCATCACCGCCATTGCACAACATGGTCTCGGCCTGCCCGGCCAGTTGCGCCAGCGCCTGGGCGCCCAACAGGCTGGCGACACCGCGCAGCTTGTGCAGCTCCGCGATCAATGGGTCACATGGCAAGTCTGTACGTCGTACCACCGCATCCGCCTCGGCAAAGGTGCCAAATTCTGAAAAAAACCGCCGCAGTGACGACAGGTACAACGCTTTGTCGTGACCAAACCGGCCGGCGGCCTCACGTACATCAATACCTTCGATCAGCGGCCAGTCCTCAGCATCCAGTGCCTGGGTCGACGCGATGTTGCTGACCGCCAGAGGCGATCCACGTACCCGCTCGACCGCCCTGCGGATCGCCCGGATCAGTGCCGTGGGTTCAAGCGGCTTGGTAAGGAAATCATCCATGCCGGCCAGTTCTGCCTGGCGGCGTTCCTCGGCCAGTGCCCCGG comes from the Pseudomonas sp. StFLB209 genome and includes:
- a CDS encoding manganese/iron ABC transporter ATP-binding protein — encoded protein: MTESTAVADLALQHWGIEVTDVTVTYRNGHTALHDASFRIPAGTIAALVGVNGAGKSTLFKALMGFVRLAKGEIRVMGLPVAQVLKRNMVAYVPQAEEVDWTFPVLVEDVVMMGRYGHMGMLRIPRKADRLAVEAALARVDMTSLAKRQIGELSGGQKKRVFLARALAQDSKVILLDEPFTGVDVKTEDQIITLLRELRDEGRVMLVSTHNLGSVPEFCDRTVLVKNTVLAYGLTEEVFVQDNLEQAFGGVLRHFMINPAVGDPGHRVGIFTDDERPLVIRDGIATRREPREPQS
- a CDS encoding metal ABC transporter substrate-binding protein gives rise to the protein MRKRDTRWSRLSAHLAGTLLALSCSVTAFAQDPAQEKFKVVTTFTVIADMARNVAGDAATVESITKPGAEIHNYSPTPGDLRRAQGAQLILWNGLNLELWFQKFFQNLKDVPSVTVSDGVQPMSIGEGPYTGKPNPHAWMSSANAQIYVDNIRDALVKYDPANADTYRRNAETYKASIQATVAPLHAQLEQIAPQQRWLVTSEGAFSYLARDLGLKELYLWPINADQQGTPQQVRKVIDQVKAQQIPAVFSESTVSDKPARQVARETGAHYGGVLYVDSLSEPDGPVPTYLDLLRVTTDTLTKGLQAGLSHD
- the yghU gene encoding glutathione-dependent disulfide-bond oxidoreductase; this translates as MTQAAYVPPKVWTHEAPSGGEFANINRPVAGPTHDKALPVGQHPLQLYSLATPNGVKVTILLEELLALGIHEVEYDAWLIRINQGEQFSSGFVEVNPNSKIPALLDRSVEPPIRVFESGSILLYLAEKFGHFIPADPAGRAETLNWLFWQMGSAPYLGGGFGHFYAYAPEKLEYPINRFTMEAKRQLDVLNRRLAESPFLAGEQYSIADIAVWPWYGQLVRGNLYSAAEFLAAHEYPHVQRWAEVIAQRPAVQRGQRVNRTWGEEASQLPERHQASDLD
- a CDS encoding ATP-dependent Clp protease proteolytic subunit; the encoded protein is MATHVINFTAPVNSTTCGQLIEKASLAAQQQASSLILNIATMGGECSYGFTLYNFLLTLPMPVHTHNLGTVESMGNVIFLAGERRTACPHSKFLFHPFHWHLNGAVDHSRMSEYAMSLDHDMHLYCRIVAERTQGAAQALETEKYLTAAPRILEPDQALECGVIHAVESPGLSGEFVTHCVHS
- a CDS encoding GGDEF domain-containing response regulator, whose translation is MQPIPSLLIVDDDISAIRVLSKILHGLGQIRFATGGTQALKMIQQMRPDLILLDAEMPDLGGFEVCEAIKADPLLKDVPVIFITSHTEARVEEAGLALGAVDFIGKPVQPAIVTARVKTHLRLKIAIDQLSLLAQTDGLTGLANRRFLDQNIEREWSRARRNQEAFSLLMLDIDFFKRYNDCYGHLQGDECLIAVAHAVKACVQRSTDLVARYGGEEFAVLVPGTGAQGACQLGEEIVQHVRAQNRPHETSDYGRVTVSVGVASLEAGALPHAQSGATGAKGAPVLAQALLAEADRALYQAKHDGRNCSRFVPIQLGL